In Treponema denticola, one genomic interval encodes:
- a CDS encoding ABC transporter permease: protein MIISLSFLLIHIMPGKPIMYLVGQEEYYYLLDQYPAELEALKLKFGLDDSLWVQYKKYLKCIATLDFGRAHSNHQPVSENVLRAAKSTLLLSIPTWILGGILGAVLGTLAGWRTKGIFDRITTPFFLFVNTIPSNCIGLIFLIIFSYKLKIFPINGMVGPGLSGMERIWSLLSHMALPLIILVLSRTAGNFMLMKSSVSQICNEDYLITAESKGLEDKKVLFRHVLCNALLPYSTSLSIQLGWLLSGSMIVEVIFGWKGMGSLMFDAVSRRDFPTAQLCFLISAVSVVAANWISDIVNIIIDPRVRDER, encoded by the coding sequence ATGATAATATCTCTTAGCTTTTTGCTCATTCATATTATGCCGGGGAAACCCATTATGTATTTGGTCGGGCAAGAAGAATACTATTATCTTTTGGATCAATACCCTGCCGAACTTGAAGCATTAAAATTGAAATTCGGACTTGATGATTCGTTATGGGTGCAATATAAAAAATATTTAAAATGTATTGCGACGCTCGATTTCGGACGTGCTCATTCGAATCATCAGCCCGTTTCAGAAAATGTTTTGCGAGCGGCAAAAAGCACTTTACTGCTTTCTATTCCCACGTGGATTTTGGGCGGAATTTTAGGGGCTGTTTTGGGAACTCTTGCAGGGTGGCGGACAAAAGGAATTTTCGACCGCATTACGACTCCGTTTTTTTTGTTTGTAAACACAATTCCATCGAACTGTATAGGCTTGATTTTTCTCATCATATTTTCGTACAAGCTTAAAATATTTCCTATAAACGGAATGGTAGGACCGGGGCTTTCGGGGATGGAGCGGATTTGGAGTTTATTAAGTCATATGGCATTACCGCTTATCATTTTAGTTCTTTCGCGTACGGCAGGAAATTTCATGCTTATGAAAAGCTCCGTTTCTCAAATCTGTAACGAAGATTATTTAATAACTGCGGAATCAAAAGGCTTGGAAGATAAAAAAGTTTTATTCCGTCACGTTTTATGCAATGCACTGCTTCCGTATTCAACGTCTCTTTCAATTCAGTTGGGATGGCTTTTATCGGGATCGATGATAGTTGAAGTTATTTTCGGCTGGAAAGGAATGGGTTCCCTTATGTTCGATGCGGTAAGCAGACGCGATTTTCCGACGGCACAATTGTGTTTTTTAATTTCAGCGGTGAGTGTTGTCGCTGCAAACTGGATAAGCGACATTGTCAATATCATAATAGATCCGCGCGTAAGGGATGAGAGATGA